The following coding sequences are from one Panicum hallii strain FIL2 chromosome 5, PHallii_v3.1, whole genome shotgun sequence window:
- the LOC112891364 gene encoding uncharacterized protein LOC112891364 isoform X1 gives MACAAAHMFAYNATLCACDPGYYLRANSSGGNGSNSCVSLPGGGGGGGGFGDWQVGSVGATRNQSFYFLTPVLSLDVIRRLTQSQAVLLWAALAALLSWFAFCAAARLAGRDPARHKKLFDARFWISRLDCIFDNNHYADDQQVLKKRKTELGGTFSVATLILFLGLVTVLLYQAIKRRNVEVHRVKPANAPDLLNFVNDLEFHITTVSSMSCAQAVAPSTIAMGTPGFMDFRVQPLSTLLTYSCQNTSDGPSITLKCNGCRIPPRDHYVSWQFVDLPRQPATAVAFQFNLTAKQHGDNSDVSFVSGTISSNNFVDDKLKTFRGRDSNVLKIQLFPQIYNNHHGLKLLQPLLQDFTQGSTFSDVSSLNASLQNPIDGVINTTLYISYLSDYIVEINNENVLGPVSIIASIGGLYAFSVAIFLCLMAQCEGRIKKLRHEDTRMLKILSKQRAQRNWNKVRKFVMYTWGPSNLDPTDRSGKWPEGSVMDSLHGSFHKRRKPIRRGTSNGSKPKKPADMAIEIERVGEIQKPSSSR, from the exons ATGGCGTGCGCGGCGGCGCACATGTTCGCCTACAACGCCACCCTCTGCGCCTGCGACCCCGGGTACTACCTCCGCGCCAACAGCAGCGGCGGCAACGGCAGCAACAGCTGCGTGTCGctgccgggcggcggcgggggcggcggcgggttcgGCGACTGGCAGGTGGGGTCCGTGGGCGCGACCCGGAACCAGAGCTTCTACTTCCTGACCCCCGTCCTCTCCCTCGACGTCATCCGCCGCCTCACCCAGTCCCAGGCCGTCCTCCTctgggccgcgctcgccgcgctCCTCTCCTGGTTCGCCTTCTGCGCCGCCGCCAGGTTAGCCGGCCGGGACCCCGCCCGCCACAAGAAGCTCTTCGACGCCCGGTTCTGGATCAGCCGCCTCGACTGCATCTTCGACAACAACCACTACGCG GATGATCAGCAAGTACTGAAGAAAAGGAAAACAGAGCTGGGTGGCACGTTCTCGGTGGCTACCTTGATACTCTTCCTCGGACTAGTCACCGT GCTGCTGTATCAAGCCATCAAAAGACGCAATGTCGAAGTACATCGAGTTAAACCAGCTAATGCTCCGGATCTGCTGAACTTTGTGAATGATCTCGAGTTTCACATAACCACAGTCTCAAGCATGTCCTGCGCTCAAGCAGTCGCACCTTCTACAATAGCAATGGGAACTCCTGGGTTTATGGACTTCAGGGTGCAGCCTCTGTCAACACTCTTGACCTACAGTTGCCAGAACACGAGCGATGGGCCATCTATTACACTTAAGTGCAATGGCTGCCGAATCCCTCCAAGAGACCACTATGTATCCTGGCAGTTTGTTGACCTTCCAAGGCAACCAGCTACCGCTGTTGCCTTCCAGTTCAATCTGACTGCAAAGCAACATGGAGATAACAGTGACGTCAGCTTTGTGAGTGGTACTATAAGCTCCAACAATTTCGTTGATGACAAGCTGAAGACTTTCAGAGGGCGAGACTCCAATGTGCTCAAGATTCAATTGTTTCCTCAAATATACAACAACCATCATGGCTTGAAGCTCTTACAGCCACTCCTTCAGGACTTCACTCAAGGTTCTACCTTTTCAGATGTGAGCAGCTTAAATGCTTCCCTGCAGAACCCTATCGATGGAGTGATAAATACTACACTCTACATAAGTTATCTTTCTGACTATATCGTGGAGATCAACAATGAAAATGTGTTAGGCCCAG TTAGTATAATTGCAAGTATTGGTGGCCTGTATGCCTTCAGTGTGGCAATTTTTCTGTGCCTTATGGCTCAA TGCGAAGGTAGGATAAAGAAGCTCCGTCATGAGGACACCAGAATGCTGAAAATTCTGAGCAAACAACGTGCTCAGCGAAATTGGAACAAG GTGCGGAAGTTTGTCATGTACACCTGGGGTCCTAGCAACTTGGATCCAACTGATAGAAGTGGCAAGTGGCCTGAAGGTTCAGTGATGGATTCCCTCCACGGATCCTTCCACAAGAGAAGAAAACCTATTAGAAGAGGAACCTCCAACGGAAGCAAACCcaagaagcctgctgatatG GCAATTGAAATCGAAAGAGTTGGAGAGATACAGAAGCCAAGCAGTTCTAGATAG
- the LOC112891364 gene encoding uncharacterized protein LOC112891364 isoform X2, with protein sequence MACAAAHMFAYNATLCACDPGYYLRANSSGGNGSNSCVSLPGGGGGGGGFGDWQVGSVGATRNQSFYFLTPVLSLDVIRRLTQSQAVLLWAALAALLSWFAFCAAARLAGRDPARHKKLFDARFWISRLDCIFDNNHYADDQQVLKKRKTELGGTFSVATLILFLGLVTVLLYQAIKRRNVEVHRVKPANAPDLLNFVNDLEFHITTVSSMSCAQAVAPSTIAMGTPGFMDFRVQPLSTLLTYSCQNTSDGPSITLKCNGCRIPPRDHYVSWQFVDLPRQPATAVAFQFNLTAKQHGDNSDVSFVSGTISSNNFVDDKLKTFRGRDSNVLKIQLFPQIYNNHHGLKLLQPLLQDFTQGSTFSDVSSLNASLQNPIDGVINTTLYISYLSDYIVEINNENVLGPVSIIASIGGLYAFSVAIFLCLMAQCEGRIKKLRHEDTRMLKILSKQRAQRNWNKVRKFVMYTWGPSNLDPTDRSGKWPEGSVMDSLHGSFHKRRKPIRRGTSNGSKPKKPADMSFLEE encoded by the exons ATGGCGTGCGCGGCGGCGCACATGTTCGCCTACAACGCCACCCTCTGCGCCTGCGACCCCGGGTACTACCTCCGCGCCAACAGCAGCGGCGGCAACGGCAGCAACAGCTGCGTGTCGctgccgggcggcggcgggggcggcggcgggttcgGCGACTGGCAGGTGGGGTCCGTGGGCGCGACCCGGAACCAGAGCTTCTACTTCCTGACCCCCGTCCTCTCCCTCGACGTCATCCGCCGCCTCACCCAGTCCCAGGCCGTCCTCCTctgggccgcgctcgccgcgctCCTCTCCTGGTTCGCCTTCTGCGCCGCCGCCAGGTTAGCCGGCCGGGACCCCGCCCGCCACAAGAAGCTCTTCGACGCCCGGTTCTGGATCAGCCGCCTCGACTGCATCTTCGACAACAACCACTACGCG GATGATCAGCAAGTACTGAAGAAAAGGAAAACAGAGCTGGGTGGCACGTTCTCGGTGGCTACCTTGATACTCTTCCTCGGACTAGTCACCGT GCTGCTGTATCAAGCCATCAAAAGACGCAATGTCGAAGTACATCGAGTTAAACCAGCTAATGCTCCGGATCTGCTGAACTTTGTGAATGATCTCGAGTTTCACATAACCACAGTCTCAAGCATGTCCTGCGCTCAAGCAGTCGCACCTTCTACAATAGCAATGGGAACTCCTGGGTTTATGGACTTCAGGGTGCAGCCTCTGTCAACACTCTTGACCTACAGTTGCCAGAACACGAGCGATGGGCCATCTATTACACTTAAGTGCAATGGCTGCCGAATCCCTCCAAGAGACCACTATGTATCCTGGCAGTTTGTTGACCTTCCAAGGCAACCAGCTACCGCTGTTGCCTTCCAGTTCAATCTGACTGCAAAGCAACATGGAGATAACAGTGACGTCAGCTTTGTGAGTGGTACTATAAGCTCCAACAATTTCGTTGATGACAAGCTGAAGACTTTCAGAGGGCGAGACTCCAATGTGCTCAAGATTCAATTGTTTCCTCAAATATACAACAACCATCATGGCTTGAAGCTCTTACAGCCACTCCTTCAGGACTTCACTCAAGGTTCTACCTTTTCAGATGTGAGCAGCTTAAATGCTTCCCTGCAGAACCCTATCGATGGAGTGATAAATACTACACTCTACATAAGTTATCTTTCTGACTATATCGTGGAGATCAACAATGAAAATGTGTTAGGCCCAG TTAGTATAATTGCAAGTATTGGTGGCCTGTATGCCTTCAGTGTGGCAATTTTTCTGTGCCTTATGGCTCAA TGCGAAGGTAGGATAAAGAAGCTCCGTCATGAGGACACCAGAATGCTGAAAATTCTGAGCAAACAACGTGCTCAGCGAAATTGGAACAAG GTGCGGAAGTTTGTCATGTACACCTGGGGTCCTAGCAACTTGGATCCAACTGATAGAAGTGGCAAGTGGCCTGAAGGTTCAGTGATGGATTCCCTCCACGGATCCTTCCACAAGAGAAGAAAACCTATTAGAAGAGGAACCTCCAACGGAAGCAAACCcaagaagcctgctgatatG AGTTTCCTTGAGGAATAA
- the LOC112891543 gene encoding cytochrome P450 72A14-like — translation MATSVPAAGSWEAQAPLLLCAAVLAVAWCAARALAEWAWLRPRRLGRALRAQGLRGTAYRPLAGDAPLADRLAREARSRPPLPPGCHAVVPRAVPLFHHAMSEHGKTSVTWSGPVPKVTIAEPELVRQVLSNKFGHFEKVGFGQLQRLLHSGVSTHEGDKWARHRRIITPAFHLDKLKRMLPVFASCCTDLVRRWEGLAAGGGEPSREVDVWPEMQRLTGDVISRAAFGSSYLEGRRIFELQEEQVKLAMLVANKIHIPGYIMLPTRINRRMKRIAREIEGILRGIIAKREGAMRAGDDLLGLLLESNMEHSRGDGEGSGGGMSTEDVIGECKLFYFAGMETTSVLLTWTMIVLSMHPEWQDRAREEVLRVIGGAGTTPDYDGLSRLKIVTMVLYEVLRLYSPLPAVHRRTYKPMELGGVRYPAGVVLVLPLLCIHHDRDAWGPDADEFRPERFAEGVARASGDRQPAFFSFGGGPRTCVGQSFALLEAKMGLAMILRSFAFELSPSYSHAPISVPLLKPEHGAQVTLRKLP, via the exons ATGGCGACGAGCGTGCCAGCAGCTGGATCGTGGGAGGCGCAGGCGCCGCTGCTGCTGTGCGCGGCCGTCCTCGCCGTCGCGTggtgcgccgcgcgcgcgctggCGGAGTGGGCGTGGCTGCGGCCGCGGCGCCTGGGCCGGGCGCTGCGGGCGCAGGGCCTCCGCGGCACGGCGTACCGCCCGCTGGCCGGCGACGCGCCGCTGGCCGACCGGCTCGCCCGGGAGGCCAGGTCCCGCCCGCCCCTGCCGCCGGGCTGCCACGCCGTCGTGCCCAGGGCCGTGCCTCTCTTCCACCACGCCATGTCGGAGCACG GCAAGACGTCGGTCACCTGGTCCGGGCCGGTGCCGAAGGTGACCATCGCCGAGCCGGAGCTGGTGCGGCAGGTCCTGTCCAACAAGTTCGGCCACTTCGAGAAGGTCGGCTTCGGGCAGCTCCAGCGGCTGCTGCACAGCGGCGTGAGCACCCACGAGGGCGACAAGTGGGCCAGGCACCGGAGGATCATCACACCCGCCTTCCATCTCGACAAGCTCAAG CGCATGCTGCCGGTCTTCGCCTCGTGCTGCACCGACCTGGTGAGAAGGTGGGAGGGCctggctgcgggcggcggcgagccgtCGCGCGAGGTGGACGTCTGGCCGGAGATGCAGAGGCTGACGGGGGACGTCATCTCCCGCGCGGCGTTCGGCAGCAGCTACCTCGAGGGCAGGAGGATCTTCGAGCTGCAGGAGGAGCAGGTTAAGCTCGCCATGCTCGTCGCCAACAAGATACACATCCCGGGCTACAT AATGCTGCCGACAAGGATCAACCGGCGGATGAAGCGGATCGCGCGAGAGATCGAGGGGATCCTGAGAGGGATCATCGCGAAGAGAGAGGGCGCGATGAGAGCCGGCGACGACCTCCTCGGGCTGCTGCTGGAGTCCAACATGGAGCACTCCAGGGGCGACGGCGAAGGCTCCGGTGGCGGCATGTCCACGGAGGACGTGATCGGGGAGTGCAAGCTGTTCTACTTCGCCGGCATGGAGACCACGTCGGTGCTGCTCACGTGGACGATGATCGTGCTCTCCATGCACCCGGAGTGGCAGGACCGCGCCAGGGAGGAGGTGCTCCGGGTCATCGGCGGCGCCGGGACGACGCCGGATTACGACGGCCTCAGCCGCCTCAAAATC GTGACGATGGTGCTGTACGAGGTGCTGAGGCTATACTCGCCACTGCCGGCGGTGCACCGCCGGACGTACAAGCCGATGGAGCTCGGCGGCGTCAGGTACCCGGCGGGCGTGGTGCTGGTGCTGCCGCTGCTATGTATCCACCACGACAGGGACGCGTGGGGGCCCGACGCCGACGAGTTCAGACCGGAGAGGTTCGCGGAGGGGGTCGCCAGGGCTTCCGGCGACCGGCAGCCGGCGTTCTTCTCGTTCGGCGGGGGGCCGAGGACCTGCGTCGGCCAGAGCTTCGCGCTGCTGGAGGCCAAGATGGGGCTCGCCATGATCCTGCGAAGCTTCGCGTTCGAGCTCTCGCCGTCCTACTCGCATGCGCCGATCTCCGTCCCTCTGCTCAAGCCGGAGCACGGCGCGCAGGTCACGCTCAGGAAGCTCCCCTGA
- the LOC112893034 gene encoding protein BFR2, which translates to MMNQHKEEDALRGRAVKNQKAIWDKTLEMRFLLQKAFSTSNKLPQEPIKTRFCNHDKEIEQAYEDLLNSSKQTLASMTELQEALLESNQVAKDANEIPSASNGENDEWSEVQRLQTRIKTFRNTEIDKWQRKIQVTTGAAALKGKLHAFNQNISDQVAGYMRDPSRMINRMYLTKSAVGVFGEDAGEPGEAEEGRIVEGDPELIDDSEFYQQLLKEFLESCDRGSSDSAFYALRKQQVKKRKLVDRRASKSRKIRYHVHEKITNFMAPVPMALPPMAPKLFENLFGTSN; encoded by the exons ATGATGAACCAGCACAAGGAGGAGGATGCCTTGAGAGGTCGCGCGGTCAAAAACCAGAAG GCGATATGGGACAAGACCCTGGAGATGAGATTCCTGCTGCAGAAGGCGTTTTCCACTTCTAACAAGTTGCCCCAG GAACCCATCAAGACAAGGTTTTGCAATCATGATAAGGAGATAGAGCAAGCCTACGAGGACTTGCTGAATTCGTCAAAGCAGACTCTGGCTAGCATGACGGAATTGCAGGAG GCTTTGCTGGAGAGTAACCAGGTTGCAAAGGATGCCAATG AAATTCCTTCTGCCTCCAATGGAGAGAATGACGAGTGGTCAGAAGTACAGAGATTGCAGACAAG GATAAAGACATTTAGAAATACAGAGATAGATAAATGGCAGAGGAAAATACAGGTGACAACGGGTGCTGCTGCACTGAAAGGAAAGCTACATGCATTTAATCAG AACATAAGTGACCAAGTTGCTGGTTACATGAGAGATCCAAGCCGAATGATTAACAGGATGTACTTGACCAAATCTGCCGTTGGTGTATTCGGAGAG GATGCAGGAGAACCTGGAGAAGCTGAGGAG GGGCGCATTGTGGAAGGTGATCCTGAACTTATTGATGATTCTGAGTTTTATCAACAACTTCTCAAGGAGTTTCTCGAGTCATGTGATAGAGGATCATCAG ATTCGGCATTTTATGCTCTACGAAAGCAGCAGGTGAAAAAGAGAAAGCTTGTTGATCGCCGGGCTTCAAAGAGCAGAAAGATAAG GTATCATGTTCACGAGAAGATCACTAATTTCATGGCCCCGGTACCCATGGCTCTTCCTCCAATGGCCCCGAAGTTGTTTGAGAATTTATTTGGCACGAGCAACTAG
- the LOC112895682 gene encoding 40S ribosomal protein S5-like: protein MAEVEQQQQQDVKLFNRWTFDDVQVNDISLNDYLAVSSTKHATYLPHTAGRYSKKRFRKAQCPIVERLTNSLMMHGRNNGKKVMAVRIIKHTLEIIHLLTDANPIQVVVDAIINSGPREDATRIGSAGVVRRQAVDISPLRRVNQAIYLLTTGARESAFRNIKTIAECLADELINAAKGSSNSYAIKKKDEIERVAKANR, encoded by the exons ATGGCGGaggtggagcagcagcagcagcaggatgTGAAGCTCTTCAACCGCTGGACCTTCGACGATGTCCAG GTGAATGACATCTCGCTGAACGACTACCTGGCGGTGTCGTCGACGAAGCACGCAACGTACCTGCCGCACACCGCGGGGCGCTACTCGAAGAAGCGGTTCCGCAAGGCGCAGTGCCCCATCGTCGAGCGCCTCACCAACTCGCTCATGATGCACGGCCGCAACAACGGCAAGAAGGTCATGGCCGTCCGCATCATCAAGCACACCCTGGAGATCATTCACCTGCTCACCGACGCCAACCCCATCCAGGTCGTCGTCGACGCGATCATCAACAG TGGGCCTCGTGAGGATGCTACCCGTATTGGTTCTGCTGGTGTTGTGAGGAGGCAGGCTGTGGATATCTCGCCCCTGAGGAGGGTGAACCAGGCCATCTACCTCCTAACCACTGGTGCCCGGGAGAGTGCTTTCAGGAACATCAAGACCATTGCTGAATGCCTTGCGGATGAGTTGATCAATGCTGCTAAGGGCTCATCCAACAG CTACgccatcaagaagaaggatgagatcGAGCGTGTTGCCAAGGCCAACCGTTGA